A region from the Sorex araneus isolate mSorAra2 chromosome 6, mSorAra2.pri, whole genome shotgun sequence genome encodes:
- the BRMS1 gene encoding breast cancer metastasis-suppressor 1 has product MEAGAPRAAEGSGDADSEQHFGACGAQMPVQPPGKDPEEMEAEGDSAPEMAVNGEEDESEDERSGSPTESESESSEMDDEDYERRRSECVHEMLHLEKQFSELKEKLFRERLSQLRVRLEEVGAERAPEYTEPLGGLQRSLKIRIQVAGIYKGFCLDVIRNKYECELQGARQHLESEKLQLYDVLQGELQERIQRLEEDRQGLDLSSEWWDDKLHARGPPRTWDSLPPSKRKKAPLVSGPYIVYMLQEIDILEDWTAIKKARAAVSPQKRKAEGP; this is encoded by the exons ATGGAAGCCGGTGCGCCGCGGGCCGCGGAGGGCAGCGGTGACGCAGACAGCGAGCAGCACTTCGGTGCCTGCGG agCCCAGATGCCCGTCCAGCCGCCCGGCAAGGACCCGGAGGAGATGGAAGCCGAGGGCGATTCGGCCCCCGAGATGGCCGTGAACGGGGAGGAGGACGAGAGCGAGGACGAGCGCAGCGGCAGCCCCACCGAGTCGGAGTCGGAGAGCTCGG AGATGGACGACGAGGACTACGAGCGGCGCCGCAGCGAGTGTGTGCACGAGATGCTGCACCTGGAGAAGCAGTTCTCGGAGCTCAAGGAGAA GCTGTTCAGGGAGCGGCTGAGCCAGCTGCGGGTGCGGCTGGAGGAAGTGGGCGCCGAGAGAGCGCCCGAGTACACGGAGCCCCTCGGGGGGCTGCAGCGGAGCCTCAAGATTCGCATTCAGGTGGCAG GGATCTACAAAGGTTTCTGCCTGGACGTGATCCGGAACAAGTACGAGTGTGAGCTGCAGGGCGCCAGGCAGCATCTGGAG AGCGAGAAGCTGCAGCTGTACGACGTGCTGCAGGGGGAGCTGCAGGAGCGGATCCAGCGGCTGGAGGAGGACCGCCAGGGCCTGGACCTCAGCTCGG AGTGGTGGGATGACAAGCTGCACGCCAGAGGCCCCCCTCGGACCTGGGACTCTCTGCCACCCAGCAAGAGGAAGAAGGCGCCCCTGGTGTCCG GCCCCTACATCGTGTACATGCTGCAGGAGATCGACATCCTGGAGGACTGGACGGCCATCAAAAAG GCTAGAGCAGCCGTGTCCCCTCAGAAGAGGAAGGCCGAGG GGCCTTGA
- the RIN1 gene encoding ras and Rab interactor 1, which translates to MASPEEPRAGAPGAPAPAGVAAAEPPQGEKLAKLEGAARARGSAEGPAPRPAPDPLYDVPAAGSAGPPGGPPRPGRAVSLRERLLLTRPVWLQLAANAAAALHTLRTEPPGTFLVRKSNTRQCQVLCVRLPEASGPSFVSSHYVQEGPRGVSLEGSELAFPDLVQLICFYCHSRDVLLLPLQLPEAIRQAASHKELEAISHLGIEFWSSALNTKARPNPSSGPLLPRLKPRPPQELDQGTGAALCFFNPLFPGDLGPTKREKFKRSLKVRVSTETSSPLSPPAVPPPPVPEPPGTAPHPAERPPPRQLLRRESSAGYRVPTGGGAGPPPPPLPSLQEVDCASPSSSDEEEAPRGRGSPATSPGPARRRPLLRSMSAAFCSLLAPERQVSRAASALMRDRHTAVGQLVQDLLTQVRARPEPGELQGVREALNRARAMLSAELGPEKLLPPERLERVLEKSLHRSVLKPLRPILAARLRRRLSADGSLGRLVEGLRLARTQGPAAFGSHLSLPSPVEVEQVRQKLLQLLGAYSPGAQIKRFLQACKLLYSALRTQAGEGAGADEFLPLLSLVLAQCDLPELLLEAQYMAELLEPALLTGEGGYYLTSLSASLALLSSLDPALRQPLSPSQELQRALHLWEQRRLPAAHSCQHLLRVAYQDPGSGCTSKTLAVAPGSSVAALTQLCATKFRITQPDAFGLFLYKEQGYHRLAPGTPAHTLPTTGYLVYRRAERLDAPQARAEGGCGEPPRGREEEEEEEGDWGETLPGIKGSPRDSNEQTEARSRGREGQAWGVTAPPGGPEIEGSLGE; encoded by the exons ATGGCCAGCCCCGAGGAGCCGCGCGCGGGCGCCCCGggagccccggcccccgccggcGTCGCCGCCGCCGAGCCCCCGCAGGGAGAAAAGTTAGCCAAGTTGGAAGGGGCGGCCCGGGCGCGGGGCTCCGCCGAGGGCCCCGCACCCAGGCCCGCCCCGGACCCGCTCTACGACGTGCCCGCGGCGGGGAGCGCGGGGCCGCCCGGGGGGCCGCCGCGGCCGGGCCGCGCCGTGAGCCTCCGGGAGCGCCTCCTGCTCACGCGGCCCGTCTGGCTGCAGCTGGCGGCCAACGCGGCGGCCGCGCTGCACACGCTGCGGACCGAGCCCCCGGGG ACCTTCCTGGTGCGGAAATCCAACACCCGCCAGTGCCAAGTGCTGTGCGTGCGGCTGCCCGAGGCCAGCGGCCCCTCCTTCGTCTCCAGCCACTACGTCCAGGAGGGCCCCCGGG GTGTCTCCTTGGAGGGCTCCGAGCTCGCGTTCCCGGACCTGGTTCAGCTCATCTGCTTCTACTGCCACAGCCG ggACGTCCTTCTGCTCCCCCTGCAGCTGCCCGAAGCCATCCGCCAGGCGGCCTCCCACAAGGAGCTGGAAGCCATCTCCCACCTGGGCATTG AGTTCTGGAGCTCGGCCCTCAACACCAAGGCCCGGCCGAACCCGAGCTCGGGCCCGCTGCTGCCGCGCCTgaagccccgccccccgcaggagCTGGACCAGGGCACGGGGGCCGCCCTGTGCTTCTTCAACCCCCTCTTCCCGGGGGACCTGGGCCCCACCAAGCGCGAGAAATTCAAGAGGAGCCTCAAGGTGCGCGTGTCCACGGAGacctccagccccctgtccccgcccgcggtgcccccgccccccgtgcccgAGCCGCCGGGGACGGCCCCCCACCCTGCGGAAAGGCCGCCCCCTCGCCAGCTACTGAGGAGGGAGAGCTCGGCGGGCTACCGCGTGCCCACCGGCGGCGgggccggccccccgcccccgcccctgccgtcCCTCCAGGAAGTGGACTGTGCCTCCCCCAGCAGCTCGGACGAGGAGGAGGCGCCGCGGGGCCGGGGGAGCCCCGCCACctccccgggcccggcccgccgccggCCGCTGCTCAGGTCCATGAGCGCCGCCTTCTGCTCCCTGCTGGCACCCGAGCGGCAGGTGAGCCGGGCGGCCAGCGCGCTGATGCGGGACCGCCACACGGCCGTGGGCCAGCTGGTGCAGGACCTCCTGACGCAGGTGCgcgcccgccccgagcccggcgAGCTGCAAGGGGTCCGGGAGGCGCTGAACCGCGCCCGGGCCATGCTGAGCGCCGAGCTGGGACCCGAGAAGCTGCTGCCCCCGGAGAGGCTGG AGCGCGTCCTGGAGAAGTCCCTGCATCGCTCCGTGCTCAAGCCCCTCCGGCCCATCCTGGCCGCCCGCCTGCGGCGCCGGCTTTCTGCCGACGGCTCCCTGGGCCGCCTGGTTGAAGGCCTCCGCCTGGCTCGGACCCAGGGCCCCGCCGCCTTCGGGTCCCACCTGAGCCTGCCCTCCCCGGTGGAGGTGGAGCAGGTGCGCCAgaagctcctgcagctgctcGGCGCCTACTCCCCGGGCGCCCAGATCAAGCGGTTCCTGCAGGCCTGCAAGCTGCTCTACTCGGCCCTGAGGACCCAGGCGG gcGAGGGCGCGGGCGCCGACGAGTTCCTGCCGCTGCTGAGCCTGGTGCTGGCGCAGTGCGACCTGCCCGAGCTGCTGCTGGAGGCGCAGTACATGGCCGAGCTGCTGGAGCCCGCGCTGCTCACGGGCGAGG GCGGCTACTACCTGACCAGCCTGtcggccagcctggccctgctgagCAGCCTGGACCCAGCGCTCcgccagcccctgagcccctcgCAGGAGCTGCAGCGCGCGCTCCACCTCTGGGAACAGCGCCGCCTGCCGGCCGCCCACAGCTGCCAG CATCTCCTCCGAGTCGCCTACCAGGACCCGGGCAGCGGCTGTACCTCCAAGACCCTGGCCGTGGCCCCTGGCTCTTCCGTCGCTGCCCTGACCCAGCTCTGCGCCACCAAGTTCCGGATCACCCAGCCGGACGCTTTCGGCCTCTTCCTGTACAAGGAGCAGGGCTACCACCGCCTGGCCCCCGGGACCCCGGCCCACACGCTGCCAACGACTGGCTATCTCGTCTACCGCCGTGCAGAGCGCCTCGACGCCCCGCAGGCCAGGGCAgaggggggctgcggggagccccCAAGGGGgcgtgaggaggaggaggaggaggaaggggattGGGGTGAGACGCTCCCCGGGATCAAAGGCAGCCCCCGGGACAGTAATGAACAGACTGAAGCCAGGTCCAGGGGACGCgagggccaggcctggggtgTGACTGCCCCGCCTGGGGGGCCAGAGATTGAGGGGAGCCTGGGAGAGTAG